A stretch of Prinia subflava isolate CZ2003 ecotype Zambia chromosome 14, Cam_Psub_1.2, whole genome shotgun sequence DNA encodes these proteins:
- the PPP4R2 gene encoding serine/threonine-protein phosphatase 4 regulatory subunit 2 has protein sequence MDVERLQEALKDFEKRGKKEVCPILDQFLCHVAKTGETMVQWSQFKGYFIFKLEKVMDDFRTSAPEPRGPPNPNVEYIPFEEMKERILKIVTGFNGIPFTIQRLCELLTDPRRNYTGTDKFLRGVEKNVMVVSCVYPSSEKNNSSSLNRMNGVMFPGNSPGYSDRSNVNGPGTPRPVSRTKVSLSTPMTTNGLPDSTEHKEPSLQQTEEKKHSESPASESEGAQSSPVKNKHSEDDPAEAEGHEVKRLKFDKEGEARDAPNQTASSEVSSGMGEETEASSTSQDKEKDATCARQHCTEKEEEESFMSPRNVGADRKDQDKDSDSSSAAEESCEESSQMEQSEEPRAQKDSHSADSDTSAAASGGAGSDTEELGSYTSETPENSSETPMENSDEATEAADEPMEQD, from the exons GGTTCAGTGGTCTCAGTTTAaaggttattttattttcaaactggAGAAAGTCATGGATGATTTCAGAACCTCAGCTCCTGAACCAAGAGGGCCCCCCAATCCAAATGTGGAATATATTCCCTTTGaagagatgaaagaaagaaTCCTGAAAATTGTCACTGGATTTAATGG CATCCCCTTCACTATCCAGCGACTCTGTGAGTTGCTGACAGATCCTAGGAGGAATTATACAGGAACAGACAAATTTCTAAGAGGTGTGGAAAAG AATGTCATGGTTGTCAGCTGTGTATATCCGTCTTCAGA gaaaaataacTCCAGTAGTTTAAATCGGATGAATGGCGTTATGTTCCCCGGAAATTCACCAGGGTACTCTGACAG atcGAATGTAAATGGCCCTGGGACCCCCAGACCTGTGAGTCGGACGAAGGTTTCGCTGTCGACTCCCATGACAACCAACGGTTTGCCAGACAGCACAGAGCATAaagagcccagcctgcagcaaacAGAGGAGAAGAAACACAG TGAATCACCAGCGTCTGAATCAGaaggtgctcagagcagcccgGTGAAAAATAAGCACTCTGAGGATGATCCTGCAGAAGCAGAAGGACATGAGGTAAAAAGACTCAAATTTGACAAGGAAGGGGAAGCCAGAGATGCACCAAACCAAACTGCCTCCAGTGAAGTCTCTTCAGGCATGGGGGAAGAGACAGAAGCATCCTCTACATCTCAGGATAAAGAAAAAGATGCTACCTGTGCCAGACAGCACTGTacagagaaagaggaggaag AGTCCTTCATGTCTCCCAGAAACGTTGGTGCGGACAGAAAAGATCAAGACAAAGACAGTGACTCCTCCAGCGCGGCTGAAGAGAGCTGTGAGGAGAGCAGCCAGATGGAGCAGTCTGAGGAGCCCCGGGCACAGAAGGATTCCCACTCTGCTGACAGTGacaccagtgctgctgcctctggaggagctggcagtgacacAGAAGAGCTGGGCTCCTACACCAGCGAAACTCCAGAAAACTCCTCAGAGACCCCGATGGAAAACAGCGATGAGGCCACAGAAGCTGCAGATGAACCGATGGAGCAAGACTAA